GGCTCGACGCGATCCCGCTCATCCTGGAACGCGCGCCCAAGGCGAAGATCGTGGTGCTGACCGGCTACGGCAGCATCGCCACCGCGGTGCAGGCGGTGAAGCTCGGCGCGTTCAACTATCTCACCAAGCCCGTGCACGTGGAGGACCTCTTGGCCGCGTTCCGCAGCGAGCCGCAGCTCACGCCGGTGACCGGCGACGCGGGGCAGACCCTGGCGCGGCGCGAGCGCGAGTACATCGAGTGGGTGCTCGCGGAGTGCGGCGGCAACATCAGCCGCGCCGCTCGTCAGCTCGGGCTGCACCGCCAGAGCCTGCAGCGCAAGCTGCGCAAGTTCACGCCGCGCGTCTGACTCGCGGCCCGCTCACAGCCCGTCGATCTTCCAGGTGCCGTTCTCGCCCACGATGCGCGCCTTGCGCGACTCCTTCGAGACCGTGCTCCACACGAAGAAGTTGCGCTCCTGACGAGTCACCGTGACTCCGATGTCGATGTGGCCGGTCTCGAAGCCGGCCATGAAGTCGATCGTGACCTGCTGGCGCACGTTCTTCTTCTCGAATTCGCTCTGGTACTTCGCGAGCTGACCCGCGCGAAGCTTCTGCACCGCCGGCAGGGCCGACCAGTTGCGCCCGTTCAGCGCCTGGTTCCAGGCGTGGACCAGCTCCTCGATCGCGCGGCGGTCCTCGGCGTGATCGGCCGCGGGAGGCTGCCGCGTCCCCGGCGCAGGGCTCGCGCCCGGGGCGGTGCCGGCCTGAGCG
The nucleotide sequence above comes from Myxococcota bacterium. Encoded proteins:
- a CDS encoding response regulator, whose translation is MSQGQSLLIVDDDARFAETLALEFAERGWRVECVADLDELRALPPFAYKFASVDLRLRHQSGLDAIPLILERAPKAKIVVLTGYGSIATAVQAVKLGAFNYLTKPVHVEDLLAAFRSEPQLTPVTGDAGQTLARREREYIEWVLAECGGNISRAARQLGLHRQSLQRKLRKFTPRV